Sequence from the Priestia megaterium genome:
TCCAGCAGATCTAGAGCTTTTGTTACTGTACTTTTACTCGCCTTAAACTGCGCCATCAGCGTTTCTAATACCGGCAGCTTGTCTCCTTGCTGAAGCTTGTGTTCTTCAATATAGGTTTCAATTTCAATTGCAATTTGTTGGTATTTAATCATAGCTATACCTCTTTACTGAATTTGTGTCAAGAATAACACGATTATACCATAATCTAACTCCATACCATAAACTTAAATTATTTATTGATTATTATTTTATTTAGGTATTGATAAATTGTATCGATACAATTATACTGAAAGCGTATACTCAACAAGGGGGTTAAACGTATGGGAGGTAAAATTAGAAATTATCACAAGCTTGCAGCAGACATTTTAGATGCAGTAGGCGGCGAAGAAAATATCGTAAGCGCTACACGCTGTGCCACGAGGCTGCGAATTGTGTTAAAGCGCTCGAAGCCAGAAGCCAAACGCAAGGTGTCTTCTATGCCTGGTGTCATTACGGTTGTTGAAAACAGCGGACAGTTTCAAGTTGTTATTGGACAGCACGTAGGAGACGTTTATGAAGAGTTTGCTAGTTTAGTAAACTTGGATACCACAGAGGAGCAAACTGAAAACAAAGGGACAATCTTAAACCGTATGATTGCCACGATGTCCGCTGTGTTTGCGCCGTTTGTATACATCTTAGCAGCAGCAGGAATTTTACAGGGCTCGCTAATTTTAATTAACTTAATTTCTAGCAGCTTTGCAAAAACAGGCACGTATCAAGTATTGAGCTTCATTTCGTGGGCACCGTTTGTTTTTTTACCTATATTTATTGCCATCACAGCATCCAAGCATTTTAAAACCAACACCTACATCGCAGTGGCGTGCTGTGCGGCATTAGTCAGTCCAACATGGGCAGAAATGGCGGCTAAAATTGCCGACGGAAGCAGCATTACGTTTTTAGGTCTTTCCCTATCCGAAACGGTCTATACTTCTTCTGTTTTACCGCCTTTATTCTTAGTATGGATTTTGTCTTATCTTGAAAGGTTCCTAAACAAGAGCATTCATGAAGTGGTTAGACCGCTGTTTGTCCCATTTTTATGTATGGTAATTATGGTTCCTGTAACGATTTTACTGATTGGTCCTGTTACAACAATGGGAGCTAATGGAATTGCTCACGGCTATAACTTTTTAGCAGAAAACGTCCCTGCCTTAGCAGGAGCCATCATTGGCGGCTTCTGGCAAATTGTTGTTATTTTTGGAGTACATTGGGGAATTACGCCGATGGTACTTGCAAACTTTGATTTAAACGGCAGAGATTCATTTCAAGCGTATCAAACAATTGCCGTGGTAGCTCAAGTTGGAGCGGTGCTTGGAGTTATTTTAAAAGCAAAAAGCCAGGAAGCACGCAAAGTGAGCGTGTCCGCTGGGATCACAGGGTTATTTGGTATTACCGAACCAGCTATTTACGGCGTAAACTTACGTTTTAAAAAGCCGTTTATCTTTGGCTGCGTTTCTGGTGCTATTGGTGCCGTTGTAGCAAGTTTCTTTCACCCTTACTACTTTGCTTACGCGGGGTTGCCTGGACCGCTGACTGTTGTAAACGGTATCAGCCAAGACTATCCCATGTCGATCTGGGGCATTTTAATTGGATGTGCCATTGCGATTATTCTTCCAGTTGTGCTTATTCAACTGTTCGGCTACGGAGAAGATGCAGCAAAAGACGCAGCTACTGCTCCTTTAAAAGAAGTAGCTATCAGTAACCCAAAGGAAAATGAAGAAACGATCAGCGCGCCATTTAGCGGGAAAGTCATTCCTCTTTCCAGCGTACCAGACGAAGTATTCAGCTCAGGTGCTATGGGACAAGGGTTAGCCATTGATCCTTCAGATAATAAGCTTTATGCACCTTTTGACGGAACGGTAGTCATGGTAGCACCAACCAAGCACGCCATCGGTCTTCGTTCAGAATACGGTGTTGAGCTGCTTGTTCATATTGGATTAGATACCGTTACGTTAGACGGCACGCCGTTTACGCTGCATGTAGAAGACGGTACAAAGTTTAAAAAAGGCGATTTACTTATTGAATTTGATAAAGAATTTATTGAAACAAAAGGATTAAAAACAATCACGCCGGTTATTATCACAAACTCAAGCGCTTATCGAGAAATAATCGTTGAAGATATTGAAAATAGCGGGCTGAATCAAACATTATTTACCGTAGTGAAATAAGGAGGAACTAACAATGACAAAGATGCCAAAGAATTTTTTATGGGGCGGCGCATTAGCAGCTCATCAATTTGAAGGTGGATGGAACCAAGGCGGAAAAGGACCGAGTGTAGTAGACGTTATGACTGCTGGTGCGCACGGTGTAGCGCGACAAATCACTGAAACAGTGGAAGACGATAAATTTTATCCGAATCACGAAGCGATTGATTTTTATCACCGCTATAAAGAAGATATCGCACTGTTTGCAGAAATGGGCTTAAAATGTTTGCGAACGTCTATTGGCTGGAGCCGTATTTTCCCTAAAGGCGATGAAGCTGAGCCAAACGAAGAAGGACTAAAATTCTACGACGATGTATTTGATGAACTGTTAAAGCATGGAATTGAGCCGGTTATTACGCTTTCTCACTTTGAAATGCCCCTGCATTTAGCTCGAGAATACGGCGGATTTAGAAGCCGAAAAACAGTGGATTGCTTTGTGAAGTTCGCTGAAGTTTGTTTTAACCGCTATAAAGACAAAGTGACTTACTGGATGACGTTTAATGAAATTAACAACAAAATGGACGTGAACAACCCTCTTTTTCTATGGACGAACTCAGGTGTCTCTGTAAAACCGGGTGAAAATGCAAAAGAAGTGATGTATCAAGCGGGACATCATGAACTGCTCGCAAGCGCTCTTGCCGTATCAAAAGGAAAAGAAATTAATCCAAATTTCCAAATCGGTGCGATGGTGTCACATGTGCCAATCTATCCGTATTCTTCAAACCCTGAAGATGTGATGTTAGCAGAAGAAACAATGAGACAGCGCTACTTCTTCCCTGACGTTCAAGTTCGCGGCTATTACCCAAGCTATGCGTTAAAAGAATTCGAACGAGAAGGCTATCATATTCCGTTTGAAGAAGGCGACGAAGAAATTTTACGAAACGGAAAAGTCGATTATTTAGGCTTCAGCTATTACATGTCAACAACGGTTAAAAGCGACGTTGAAGCTGATAACACGGGTGATATCGTAAACGGCGGATTGCCAAACGGCGTAGCAAACCCTTATATCAAATCAAGCGATTGGGGCTGGTCTATTGATCCAACGGGCTTGCGCTATACGTTAAACCGCTTCTACGACCGCTATCAAATTCCGCTGTTCATCGTAGAAAACGGATTCGGTGCCATTGATACGATTGAAGAAGACGGATCCATTCATGACGCATCGCGAATTGAATATTTAAAATCACACATCGAAGCGTTAGAAAAAGCCGTGACGTACGATGGTGTTGATTTAATGGGCTATACTCCGTGGGGAATTATTGATATTGTTTCCTTTACAACAGGCGAAATGAAAAAACGATACGGCATGATTTATGTGGATCGTGACAACGAAGGAAACGGATCGATGAAGCGCTACAAAAAAGATTCCTTTAACTGGTATAAACATGTAATTGAAACAAACGGCAAAGAACTATAAGAAATGAAAAAATCCGGGGTTCTGTGTGAAGACACAGGAACCCGGGTTTTTTAAAACGTGTAAAAATAAAGGCAAATACGTTATCTCGGTTTATCTACTAGCTGCGTTTGAGCGATTTCGGTTTGCTTAATTCCCGCTCGTTGAATTTCATCAGCAAACGATTCATGTTTCAGGGTTTTGATTACCTTTTCGCTTCCATCTCGAAGAGTATACACTCTAAATTCATACATACTCTGCCCTCTCCTTTAAGATATGATTGATGCGATACACTCGATGCTCTCCTGTTAAAAGCAACCTATACAGAGGTAACTTTTTACTCTTATTTACTTTACCCACTTCTTTTGGGAACTAGACAAAGAGTTTTAATCTGACGCGATAGAAAACAAACAAAAAGCCTTTGCGGCAAGCAAAGGCTTTTATCTATTGAATGTTATTGTTCAAAGATGGTTCCTTTTTTAAATTTTGAATGTTTAAAAGCAAATTTCGTCAAAAGAATATACGCAACTCCTGCAACTACTACTCCTATAATCCAGCCTAAATCAACTTCTATAAACGCAGCACCTGCACCGATGAGCATCGCAAGCATGGCGCACGGATTGTAGCCGGAAAACGGCCCTTTTTCTTGATACAATTCTTCTACGTTTACTCTTTGTTTCCGTAAAATATAGTAATCGACTAGTAAAATAGAAACAATCGGACCTAAAAAAGCAGAGTAAATCAAAATGAACAGCCCAAGACCTGCAGCTGACGAATCTTGAACAAGCACCCAAGGGAACGAGCAAAAGGCAAGCAGTCCAGTAATGGTAACCGCCACTTTATAATTTGCTTTTGTCAGCAGCGTAATAACATACGTAGGCGGAATAATATTTGCCACCATATTTACGGCAATAACCCCAATTACAATAAATGTCGATACAGCAGCGGTGATATACGAATTATCCACTACAACCGCGAACGCTTTGACAGGATTGGAAATACCTGTAGCAGAAGCAAGCATTGCCCCGATTGTAAGAACGAATCCGTAGGCTACTAGAATCGGTGTAAAGTATAAGAACCCACGCTTTGTGTCGCTAATTCCTGGCTTCAGTTCTCTAGAGTAATCGGCTGCGCTTAGAAAAATCGCCGCATAATTTCCCATAAACATCATAATGAAAGAAAAGAACGGAAGTCCCCATGAACCTTTGGTATTCACCCACTTCTCTGCTACTACCTCACTATGAGAGGTTAGAAGAACACCAAATACATAAACAAGGCCAAGCAATATGATGATTGAAGCAAGCATCTCTACCCATTTAACCGCATGGAAGCTGTACAGTGAAAGTACAATTTGCAGCAGTTGAATGATAATAAAACAAAGAACAAGGTTGTCAAAAGACCCTTTGCTCACAATTTTTCCAATTTCATTCAAAGCTGTACCACCTGTCCAGCTTTGGAAACCATACCAAATGATAGCTGGAATACCTCGTAAAAGTGACGATATAACGGAGCCTTTTATTCCAAAAGACATTCGAAGCTGCATTACATAGGGTATACCCGTCTTGTAGCCAATTCGATCGTTTAACATAAAAAAAGTAGAAATAATACCAATGGCAATAATCGCTGCCACAAACGTTTGGAAAAGATTTAATACCGCTGTGCCTGCTACTACCAAGCTCGCGCCAAGCGTCATATTTCCTAAATTAACGCCGTCTCCAATCCACATAAACATATAGGACATCGGAGTTAGCTTTCGATCACTTTCCGCTTTTGGCTGCAGTGACGGATCAAGACCTCTATCTTGATGAGCATGTACCTCTTCTATAACGGAACTTGTTGCATTTGTAGACACTATACACTCAACTCCTTTTTTATGATGTTTCCACTCTTATTTCTAACATTAGATGTGAGTTAACTTAACATGTACATAGTGTATACGAATTTCACCGTAAGTTCATTATTATTTATGTGAATTTTCTGATATTATTTTGTGCGATTTGACTAATTTTTAGGGAGACTTCAGCTCGCAACATACAGGAGTTGATGATAATAAAAAATCCAAGCGCTTACAATAAGCGCTTGGATGAGTCAGCTAGTATTTATTTTTCACAGGCAATGTAGTCTTTATCTCGATCTAGCTTTGTATTGGCATCATACAGTGATTTTGATACGTACGGTTTGTACTTTGTTTTGCCGCCTTTATTTGTTACATTAGCCGCACGAGCTACGCCGCCGTTGTAGTCTTTGTTTAATTCCGTGCAGTTTTTGTAAGATTTAGCTGCCGCATCTACGTTTGAAACTGTGCTAAAAGATACGCTTGTTAATAAACCGAAAGATAGAACAATTGGAAAAATCTTTTTCATAACAGATACTTCCTTCCTATATTTTGTCTAATTAATAATAGAATGTTCTATCAATCTTTTCAATCTTTTTTTTACATTTAAACTACTATTATCCAATTTTTTTATTTACGAGTAG
This genomic interval carries:
- the bglA gene encoding 6-phospho-beta-glucosidase BglA, translating into MTKMPKNFLWGGALAAHQFEGGWNQGGKGPSVVDVMTAGAHGVARQITETVEDDKFYPNHEAIDFYHRYKEDIALFAEMGLKCLRTSIGWSRIFPKGDEAEPNEEGLKFYDDVFDELLKHGIEPVITLSHFEMPLHLAREYGGFRSRKTVDCFVKFAEVCFNRYKDKVTYWMTFNEINNKMDVNNPLFLWTNSGVSVKPGENAKEVMYQAGHHELLASALAVSKGKEINPNFQIGAMVSHVPIYPYSSNPEDVMLAEETMRQRYFFPDVQVRGYYPSYALKEFEREGYHIPFEEGDEEILRNGKVDYLGFSYYMSTTVKSDVEADNTGDIVNGGLPNGVANPYIKSSDWGWSIDPTGLRYTLNRFYDRYQIPLFIVENGFGAIDTIEEDGSIHDASRIEYLKSHIEALEKAVTYDGVDLMGYTPWGIIDIVSFTTGEMKKRYGMIYVDRDNEGNGSMKRYKKDSFNWYKHVIETNGKEL
- a CDS encoding excalibur calcium-binding domain-containing protein, producing the protein MKKIFPIVLSFGLLTSVSFSTVSNVDAAAKSYKNCTELNKDYNGGVARAANVTNKGGKTKYKPYVSKSLYDANTKLDRDKDYIACEK
- a CDS encoding NCS1 family transporter, producing the protein MSTNATSSVIEEVHAHQDRGLDPSLQPKAESDRKLTPMSYMFMWIGDGVNLGNMTLGASLVVAGTAVLNLFQTFVAAIIAIGIISTFFMLNDRIGYKTGIPYVMQLRMSFGIKGSVISSLLRGIPAIIWYGFQSWTGGTALNEIGKIVSKGSFDNLVLCFIIIQLLQIVLSLYSFHAVKWVEMLASIIILLGLVYVFGVLLTSHSEVVAEKWVNTKGSWGLPFFSFIMMFMGNYAAIFLSAADYSRELKPGISDTKRGFLYFTPILVAYGFVLTIGAMLASATGISNPVKAFAVVVDNSYITAAVSTFIVIGVIAVNMVANIIPPTYVITLLTKANYKVAVTITGLLAFCSFPWVLVQDSSAAGLGLFILIYSAFLGPIVSILLVDYYILRKQRVNVEELYQEKGPFSGYNPCAMLAMLIGAGAAFIEVDLGWIIGVVVAGVAYILLTKFAFKHSKFKKGTIFEQ
- a CDS encoding beta-glucoside-specific PTS transporter subunit IIABC; protein product: MGGKIRNYHKLAADILDAVGGEENIVSATRCATRLRIVLKRSKPEAKRKVSSMPGVITVVENSGQFQVVIGQHVGDVYEEFASLVNLDTTEEQTENKGTILNRMIATMSAVFAPFVYILAAAGILQGSLILINLISSSFAKTGTYQVLSFISWAPFVFLPIFIAITASKHFKTNTYIAVACCAALVSPTWAEMAAKIADGSSITFLGLSLSETVYTSSVLPPLFLVWILSYLERFLNKSIHEVVRPLFVPFLCMVIMVPVTILLIGPVTTMGANGIAHGYNFLAENVPALAGAIIGGFWQIVVIFGVHWGITPMVLANFDLNGRDSFQAYQTIAVVAQVGAVLGVILKAKSQEARKVSVSAGITGLFGITEPAIYGVNLRFKKPFIFGCVSGAIGAVVASFFHPYYFAYAGLPGPLTVVNGISQDYPMSIWGILIGCAIAIILPVVLIQLFGYGEDAAKDAATAPLKEVAISNPKENEETISAPFSGKVIPLSSVPDEVFSSGAMGQGLAIDPSDNKLYAPFDGTVVMVAPTKHAIGLRSEYGVELLVHIGLDTVTLDGTPFTLHVEDGTKFKKGDLLIEFDKEFIETKGLKTITPVIITNSSAYREIIVEDIENSGLNQTLFTVVK